A portion of the Micromonospora vinacea genome contains these proteins:
- a CDS encoding sensor histidine kinase, whose protein sequence is MSTQGWLVDRQARLRAFDRLRPWVMDTLVAIPIVLFSIPNIIENPLSATIATLALLPPLYWRRRYPFPAFLVTALIELIQGLLDVGVGAGVILLVMLFGVASRGSWRALAWATVITIALLVAEIYLLNPVTENRIITLFLVLGTSGAAVASGVAVRTRRAYLIALEDRAARLEVERDQRARLAVAEERARVAREMHDIVGHHVSVIVGLADGGAALATARAEQTAEPLRLIGDTGRQALSELRRVLGVLREEDADPQLSPQPGIDDLDRLLPSVRATGLPVTYSTSGELHTLGRGVQLAVYRIVQEALTNTLKHAGRGAAADVTLAVADGEVRVQVRDNGRGGPAHPSHGLLGMRERAAMYGGEVTAGPAERGWLVDVVLKEPS, encoded by the coding sequence ATGAGCACGCAGGGATGGCTGGTGGACCGGCAGGCGCGGTTGCGGGCCTTCGACCGGCTCCGCCCGTGGGTCATGGACACGCTGGTGGCCATTCCTATCGTGCTCTTCAGCATCCCGAACATCATCGAGAATCCCCTGTCGGCGACGATCGCGACGCTGGCCCTGCTGCCGCCGCTGTACTGGCGGCGGCGGTACCCGTTCCCGGCGTTCCTGGTCACCGCCCTCATCGAGTTGATCCAGGGGCTGCTGGACGTCGGCGTCGGCGCCGGGGTGATCCTGCTCGTGATGCTCTTCGGGGTAGCCTCCCGCGGTTCGTGGCGGGCGCTGGCCTGGGCCACCGTGATCACCATCGCGCTGCTGGTCGCCGAGATCTACCTGCTCAACCCGGTGACGGAGAACCGCATCATCACGCTGTTCCTGGTTCTCGGCACGTCGGGGGCCGCGGTCGCGTCCGGCGTCGCGGTGCGCACCCGCCGGGCGTACCTCATCGCTCTCGAGGACCGCGCCGCCCGCCTGGAGGTCGAGCGGGATCAGCGGGCCCGCCTCGCCGTCGCCGAGGAGCGGGCCCGGGTGGCCCGCGAGATGCACGACATCGTCGGACATCACGTCTCGGTGATCGTGGGCCTGGCCGACGGCGGCGCCGCGCTCGCCACCGCGCGGGCTGAGCAGACCGCCGAGCCGCTCCGGTTGATCGGTGACACCGGCCGGCAGGCGCTCTCCGAGCTGCGCCGGGTGCTGGGCGTCCTGCGCGAGGAAGACGCCGATCCGCAGCTGAGCCCGCAGCCCGGAATCGACGATCTCGACCGGCTGCTGCCGAGCGTGCGGGCGACCGGGCTGCCAGTCACCTACTCCACCTCGGGTGAGCTGCACACCCTCGGTCGGGGCGTGCAGCTCGCGGTCTACCGCATCGTTCAGGAAGCGCTCACCAACACCCTCAAACACGCGGGCCGCGGCGCGGCCGCAGACGTCACTCTGGCTGTCGCCGACGGCGAGGTACGGGTACAGGTACGCGACAACGGTCGCGGCGGGCCGGCTCACCCGAGTCACGGCCTGCTCGGCATGCGGGAACGCGCCGCCATGTACGGCGGCGAGGTGACCGCCGGCCCGGCCGAGAGAGGCTGGCTCGTCGACGTGGTCCTCAAGGAGCCCTCATGA
- a CDS encoding pyridoxal-phosphate dependent enzyme has product MSVDTHIEHPIDAYGTPLIDAQNLVPGARILIKDETRYASGSHKEPAARQVVAQAIAEGRRRIVIATCGNYGRAMAMACGAVGMPCTVVLPTGWSDGGAFMRSAGADVHLIDGSYEDAVDESRRLATFDGAIDGNVDGPYVEAVFTGHGTVAHALHAELDEPPAALWIPVGNGTTVIAVHKALGQLGWDVPLHGVGSAGNNPLVTSWPGPYRMLDPDGVTTTDHNQPLVNWHALQGPEALDAIRASGGAVHAATDDELLTARHLLAEYGAQPTAAGSVALAGLLAHARSTALAGTHVVLLSGR; this is encoded by the coding sequence GTGTCCGTCGACACCCACATCGAGCACCCCATCGACGCGTACGGGACCCCCCTGATCGACGCACAGAACCTCGTACCCGGGGCCCGGATCCTCATCAAGGACGAGACCCGGTACGCGTCCGGAAGCCACAAGGAACCCGCCGCACGCCAGGTCGTCGCCCAGGCGATCGCCGAAGGTCGACGGCGCATCGTCATCGCCACCTGCGGTAACTACGGGCGCGCGATGGCCATGGCCTGCGGCGCCGTCGGCATGCCCTGCACCGTCGTGCTGCCCACCGGCTGGAGCGACGGCGGCGCCTTCATGCGCTCGGCCGGCGCGGACGTGCACCTGATCGACGGCAGCTACGAGGACGCGGTCGACGAGTCTCGACGACTGGCCACCTTCGACGGCGCGATCGACGGCAACGTCGACGGACCCTACGTCGAGGCGGTGTTCACCGGCCACGGCACCGTCGCCCACGCCCTGCACGCCGAGCTCGACGAACCGCCGGCGGCGTTGTGGATCCCGGTCGGCAACGGCACCACAGTCATCGCCGTACACAAGGCGCTGGGCCAGCTCGGGTGGGACGTGCCGCTGCACGGCGTCGGCTCGGCCGGCAACAACCCGCTGGTGACGAGCTGGCCGGGACCGTACCGGATGCTCGACCCGGACGGCGTCACCACGACCGACCACAACCAGCCGCTGGTCAACTGGCACGCACTACAGGGCCCCGAGGCCCTCGATGCGATCAGAGCCAGCGGCGGTGCCGTGCACGCGGCCACCGACGACGAACTGCTCACCGCGCGACACCTGCTCGCCGAGTACGGAGCCCAGCCCACCGCCGCCGGCTCGGTCGCCCTGGCCGGGCTGCTCGCTCACGCCCGCAGCACCGCGTTGGCCGGAACCCACGTCGTCCTGCTCAGCGGCCGCTGA
- a CDS encoding fatty acid desaturase family protein, whose translation MTLTAAPASIPTPAPTLLFARARTTGADERVFLGKLGVLALITAAGATLALRPEPVAVVAGVLLLAAMYTHAVELQHQVLHHSAFRRAWPHRLVGVPLGLPLFVVYSHYRVRHLQHHRFLGTPHDTEFFGFDTRQSLTLATLLRGSFDYHRVLVVLRDVVRSAAGRWNYEFGDISPKMRRHVVQEHLVQGAAVLTASGLAVAGLGEYVLLLWVLPLVAAVPMHFLVELPEHILCDTDTTDVLHNTRSIRGSWLSTWYTNGNNLHIEHHAAMSVPINQLPARHEETRRLATHVERTYTDFYRTLWQALRAPK comes from the coding sequence ATGACGCTCACCGCCGCGCCCGCGTCCATCCCTACCCCCGCGCCCACCCTGCTGTTCGCCCGCGCCCGCACCACCGGCGCCGACGAGCGCGTCTTCCTCGGCAAGCTGGGCGTCCTGGCCCTGATCACCGCGGCCGGGGCCACCCTCGCCCTGCGTCCGGAGCCGGTCGCGGTCGTCGCAGGCGTGCTGCTGCTGGCCGCCATGTACACCCACGCGGTCGAGCTCCAACACCAGGTACTGCACCACTCCGCGTTCCGCAGGGCGTGGCCCCACCGCCTGGTCGGGGTGCCACTCGGCCTCCCACTGTTCGTCGTCTACAGCCACTACCGGGTACGGCACCTGCAGCACCACCGCTTCCTGGGCACCCCGCACGACACCGAGTTCTTCGGATTCGACACACGCCAATCGCTGACGCTGGCCACGCTGCTGCGCGGATCGTTCGACTACCACCGCGTCCTGGTCGTGCTACGGGACGTCGTCCGCAGCGCGGCCGGCCGGTGGAACTACGAGTTCGGTGACATCAGTCCGAAAATGCGGCGTCACGTCGTGCAGGAGCACCTGGTCCAGGGCGCTGCGGTTCTCACCGCCAGCGGTCTGGCCGTCGCGGGTCTCGGTGAGTACGTGTTGCTGCTCTGGGTGCTGCCGCTCGTCGCCGCCGTGCCGATGCACTTTCTCGTTGAGCTGCCCGAGCACATCCTCTGCGACACCGATACCACCGACGTGCTCCACAACACCCGTTCGATCCGAGGTAGCTGGTTGAGTACCTGGTACACCAACGGCAACAACCTGCACATCGAGCACCACGCCGCGATGAGCGTGCCCATCAACCAGCTCCCCGCCCGGCACGAGGAAACGAGGCGGCTCGCCACACACGTCGAGCGGACCTACACCGACTTCTACCGCACGCTATGGCAGGCGCTGCGCGCCCCGAAGTAG
- a CDS encoding response regulator: MTTVLIADDQQLQRMGFRMLLDGTPGMMVVGEASAGAEAVRKVDQIRPDVVLMDVRMPGMDGIEATRRITAAGSRTRVLILTTFDLDEYVYAGLRAGASGFLLKDARPEELIAGIRAVASGDSVVAPSLTRKLMDAYLQHPEPTTHADPRLTTLSEREREVLEAIGQGATNTEIAERFTLTESTVKKHVGRVLAKIGARDRIQAVIFAYDNGLVGPRA, from the coding sequence ATGACCACCGTCCTGATCGCCGACGACCAGCAGTTGCAACGGATGGGTTTCCGGATGCTGCTCGACGGCACCCCGGGCATGATGGTGGTGGGTGAGGCATCCGCCGGCGCCGAGGCAGTGCGGAAAGTCGATCAGATTCGGCCTGATGTGGTGCTGATGGACGTGCGCATGCCCGGCATGGACGGCATCGAGGCCACCCGCCGCATAACAGCGGCCGGCTCACGTACCCGCGTGCTTATCCTGACCACATTCGACCTGGACGAATACGTCTACGCCGGACTGCGAGCCGGAGCGAGCGGCTTCCTGCTCAAAGACGCCCGCCCAGAGGAGCTGATCGCCGGCATCCGCGCCGTCGCGAGCGGAGACTCAGTGGTAGCGCCCAGCCTGACCCGCAAGCTGATGGACGCCTACCTCCAGCATCCGGAACCGACCACGCACGCCGACCCTCGCCTGACCACACTCAGCGAACGAGAGCGAGAGGTCCTCGAAGCAATCGGCCAGGGCGCCACCAACACCGAGATCGCCGAACGCTTCACCCTCACCGAATCCACTGTGAAGAAGCATGTCGGACGCGTCCTGGCCAAGATCGGAGCGCGAGACCGCATCCAGGCAGTCATCTTCGCGTACGACAACGGCCTGGTCGGACCGCGTGCCTGA
- a CDS encoding non-ribosomal peptide synthetase/MFS transporter: protein MSQAIDIRTSPVGEGPLWQAIAAQAQRRPAAAAVVDGAGELTYAELVARVEERAAELTVTGVSDGDLVGLRMPRSRDAVVAMLAVLRVGAGYVPIDPAYPVARQELILADAKPRAVITSDGVVATDPLLRTEAHASAGAGAAYVVYTSGSTGRPKGVVVPMSALAAFCAAARQRYELTEADRVLQFASLSFDASVEEIFPALTCGAAVVLRDDDMISRPDLFLDRCAGLGITVLDLPTAYWHDLVAALDRAEATVPATVRLTIIGGEAARPDAVRRWQRAAGPGVRLLNTYGPTETTVVATVADLTGWAGDAVPIGHPLPGVTCRVLAEDDTETPDGEAGELAIGGAQVATGYLRRPDLTTERFRPGPTGREYRTGDRVRRAADGSLEFLGRLDAQIKIRGFRVEPGEIEAALRTAPGIEDAVVVLGERGGQARLTGHVVAAREVDLTAVRAALAEVLPAYLVPAALVRHDRLPLTVQGKVDRRALAAVVPDSPVVDPGLTPAQRAVARIWTAVLGIPQVRQDDDFLALGGDSLDAVRMISALRHEHGVELTLSQLYAAPTLAEVANLVTSANTGGVAETVAVAEGVPVALSALQRDFWVAEQVCADLPAHTLGIRYRFAEPVDPAALARALTALARRHPLLRAGFPDDGAEPRMVIGSDALLELVQGEPVTAKFDLAAGPLARAYLGADSTELVLVVHHLVFDGWSATVVGEELAALYRAARTGTEPDLAPPAALPDLAARNTTARSDADLREYWRQRFVDADLDLELPADRPRPVARSFTAARLTRHVDPALLNRLRAYGRGERASLFMVVLAGLQTVLARYTGRTDVTVLTPVAGRTGPGEAALVGPLLNILPMRGDVAGAPTFAQLVARVRDAVLADLDHQTLALPDLVDALARPGSGNRNRVSPVMLTVHNTPAPRDTAVRYAGELAPAATMVDLAVGLDFPADGPLLTIDYATELFDEPRVAALADHLLTLLAAAASDPGTEVLRLPLLTAEERHRILHDWNDVAAPVPDATTVHELFERHAAATPDAPALTFRGDTMSYGELNKRANRIARRLRAESVRPRDRVAICLDRGLDLFVAMWGVLKAGAAYVPLDPAYPRERLDYMLADSGAAVLVDAAYLRDPLPEDGSDVPPAASADDPAYVIYTSGSTGKAKGVVVTHRNLVHAAGMWQRAYDLRPEWTYQQAASFSFDMFVGETLRAHTIGGRLVVVPRETLLDPADLYQLMRTERVECTELVPAVLRGLLAHADRTGAGLAWLRMLIGGGEKWHVHEYELARRLVGPHGRVVNAYGVTEVTVDNVWFDGSAAHLPAEAPLPIGRPFPNNRVYVLDAHGEPVPAGVVGELYLGGAGVAPGYHQRPELTAERFVDDPYAPEPGARMYRTGDAARFHADGTVDFLGRLDDQVKVNGYRIELGEVEAALGALPGVASCAVAVHTPASGIARLIGYVVTATGQEADEAALRDGLGRALPVHMVPARVLTLSALPLTPNGKLDRRRLPTPPQTGATVAGPAPGTPREKTIAAAWSAVLGVADIGLDDSFFALGGDSFAALKVVRQITPAPTLLDLYQQPTVRRLAALLDGRAESPPVGRRMLHRLTPRDADLAAGGMTVVGVPYSGGSAVAYQPLADALPSTWALLAVELPGHDYARPDEPLLPSAEVAERVLVELQEVSGPVLLYGHCLGVAVTMQIARRAEEAGVELAGVALGAGFPTARLPGRIFDWFYRFVPTDALTSDREYLAYLRGRGGFTDVDDPQQQAFVLRNVRHDARDAEEFFTAAYLGQTARLKAPVLAVVGSRDRVTEHYQERYREWEHFGEGGVHLAVLPKAGHFFVKSHAQPLAAELVAFAGGVTTEPVHRNHQAGPAPSLARFATVAAGQFLSMIGSGLSALVLSIWVFQRTGSLTDFAVVNAIGLLPGILIGPIAGAVVDRWDRRRVMLASDAVAGLSMVALAMTVFAGGGLQLWQIYLAVSVTSMAGAFQRPAYLAAVAQLVPKRFLGHANGISQLGVSVGTVFAPLLGAGLIATVGVSGVLLIDTATFAAGVLSLLLVRFPNLMFHRREETFRTEIANGWRYIIRRPGLRAALRFFIVDHAFYTLGFAVITPMLLIEQRPAVLGLALGAGGVGGLAGSVVMGVWGGTVRRAHGLILFMGLGSIAMTVVGLGAGPVWVIVGMFLLTFGESLAEGHWIAVVQTKVGFELQGRILSIFISLMMLTMPIGYLVVGPLAERYVQPLLEPGGALANSVGEVLGTGPGRGLALLVTISGLLQLAWAVRGWLDRRLRLLEDGLPDALPPAEIGSRDDLQRAADAALPTPR, encoded by the coding sequence ATGAGTCAGGCCATCGACATCCGCACATCGCCGGTGGGGGAGGGTCCACTGTGGCAGGCCATCGCCGCCCAGGCCCAGCGCCGGCCCGCGGCCGCTGCGGTGGTCGACGGCGCGGGTGAGCTGACCTACGCCGAGCTGGTTGCCCGCGTCGAGGAGCGGGCGGCGGAGTTGACGGTGACGGGGGTGTCGGACGGCGACCTGGTGGGGCTGCGCATGCCGCGTAGCCGGGACGCGGTCGTGGCGATGCTGGCGGTCCTGCGGGTGGGCGCGGGCTATGTGCCCATCGACCCCGCCTATCCGGTGGCGCGTCAGGAGCTCATCCTCGCCGACGCGAAGCCCCGCGCGGTCATCACATCGGACGGCGTCGTCGCGACGGACCCCCTGCTGCGAACGGAAGCGCACGCATCGGCTGGCGCGGGAGCGGCGTACGTCGTGTACACGTCCGGGTCGACCGGGCGGCCCAAGGGCGTGGTCGTGCCGATGTCCGCGCTCGCCGCGTTCTGCGCCGCCGCCCGGCAGCGCTACGAGCTCACCGAGGCCGACCGGGTCCTGCAGTTCGCGTCACTGAGTTTCGACGCCAGCGTCGAGGAGATCTTCCCGGCGCTGACCTGCGGGGCGGCCGTCGTGCTGCGCGACGATGACATGATCAGTCGCCCCGACCTGTTCCTGGACCGCTGCGCGGGACTCGGCATCACCGTGCTGGACCTGCCGACCGCGTACTGGCACGACCTGGTCGCCGCCCTGGACCGTGCCGAGGCGACAGTGCCCGCCACGGTCCGGCTGACGATCATCGGGGGCGAGGCCGCGCGGCCCGACGCGGTACGCCGGTGGCAGCGCGCCGCCGGCCCCGGGGTACGGCTGCTCAACACCTACGGGCCGACCGAGACCACAGTCGTCGCCACAGTCGCCGACCTGACCGGATGGGCCGGCGACGCCGTGCCGATCGGGCACCCACTTCCCGGCGTCACGTGTCGCGTACTGGCCGAGGACGACACCGAGACCCCGGACGGCGAAGCCGGGGAACTGGCGATCGGCGGAGCCCAGGTCGCCACCGGGTACCTGCGCCGGCCGGACCTGACCACCGAGCGATTCCGGCCGGGGCCTACCGGCCGGGAGTACCGCACCGGGGACCGGGTGCGCCGCGCCGCGGACGGGTCGCTGGAGTTCCTGGGGCGCCTCGACGCGCAGATCAAGATCCGTGGCTTCCGGGTGGAGCCGGGGGAGATCGAGGCGGCGCTACGGACCGCGCCGGGCATCGAGGACGCCGTTGTGGTGCTCGGTGAGCGGGGCGGCCAGGCGCGGCTGACCGGACACGTGGTGGCCGCCCGCGAGGTCGACCTGACCGCGGTTCGTGCCGCCCTGGCCGAGGTGCTGCCCGCGTACCTGGTCCCGGCCGCTCTGGTGCGCCACGACCGCCTGCCGCTCACCGTGCAGGGCAAGGTCGATCGACGGGCTCTGGCCGCGGTGGTCCCGGACAGCCCGGTCGTGGACCCCGGCCTCACCCCAGCGCAGCGCGCGGTGGCCCGGATCTGGACGGCGGTGCTCGGCATCCCGCAGGTACGCCAGGACGACGACTTTCTCGCACTCGGCGGCGACTCACTCGACGCCGTACGGATGATCAGCGCCCTGCGACACGAGCACGGTGTGGAGCTGACGTTGAGCCAGCTGTACGCGGCGCCCACCCTGGCGGAGGTGGCGAACCTCGTCACGAGCGCCAACACCGGCGGGGTGGCCGAGACGGTCGCCGTGGCCGAGGGCGTCCCGGTGGCGCTGAGCGCACTGCAGCGGGACTTCTGGGTCGCCGAGCAGGTCTGCGCCGACCTGCCCGCGCACACCCTGGGCATCCGCTACCGCTTCGCCGAGCCGGTCGACCCCGCCGCGCTGGCCCGAGCCCTCACTGCGCTGGCTCGTCGACACCCACTGCTGCGCGCCGGTTTTCCCGACGACGGTGCCGAGCCACGGATGGTGATCGGCTCCGACGCCCTGCTCGAGCTGGTGCAGGGGGAACCGGTCACGGCGAAGTTCGACCTCGCCGCCGGGCCGCTGGCGCGGGCGTACCTGGGCGCCGACAGTACGGAGCTGGTCCTGGTCGTGCACCATCTGGTGTTCGACGGCTGGTCCGCAACGGTCGTCGGGGAGGAATTGGCCGCGCTGTACCGCGCCGCCCGTACCGGCACGGAGCCGGACCTGGCCCCTCCCGCCGCGCTGCCCGATCTGGCGGCGCGGAACACGACCGCTCGCTCCGACGCGGACCTGCGGGAGTACTGGCGGCAGCGGTTCGTCGACGCGGACCTCGACCTGGAACTGCCCGCCGACCGGCCGCGCCCGGTGGCGCGGTCCTTCACCGCCGCGCGGCTGACCCGTCACGTCGACCCCGCGCTCCTGAATCGGCTGCGCGCCTACGGCCGAGGCGAGCGCGCGAGCCTGTTCATGGTGGTGCTGGCCGGGCTGCAGACGGTCCTCGCCCGCTACACCGGTCGAACCGACGTGACAGTGCTGACTCCGGTCGCCGGACGCACCGGACCGGGCGAGGCCGCCCTGGTCGGTCCGCTGCTCAACATCCTGCCCATGCGAGGCGACGTGGCCGGTGCACCGACGTTCGCTCAGTTGGTCGCGCGGGTCCGCGACGCCGTCCTGGCCGACCTCGACCACCAGACGCTCGCCCTGCCCGACCTGGTTGACGCGTTGGCGCGGCCCGGCAGCGGTAACCGGAACCGGGTCAGCCCGGTGATGCTCACCGTGCACAACACGCCGGCGCCGCGCGATACGGCTGTCCGGTACGCCGGGGAACTCGCGCCCGCCGCCACCATGGTGGACCTCGCCGTCGGCTTGGACTTCCCGGCCGACGGACCGCTGCTGACCATCGACTACGCGACCGAACTGTTCGACGAGCCACGGGTGGCGGCGCTGGCCGACCATCTGCTCACCCTGCTGGCCGCCGCCGCGAGCGACCCGGGCACCGAGGTACTACGCCTGCCGCTGCTGACCGCCGAGGAGCGGCACCGGATCCTGCACGACTGGAACGACGTCGCGGCGCCCGTGCCGGACGCGACGACGGTTCACGAGCTGTTCGAGCGGCACGCCGCAGCCACGCCCGACGCGCCGGCGCTGACGTTCCGCGGCGACACGATGAGCTACGGCGAGCTGAACAAGCGGGCCAACCGGATCGCCCGGCGGTTGCGGGCTGAGAGTGTCCGACCTCGCGACCGCGTGGCGATCTGCCTGGACCGGGGTCTGGACCTGTTCGTCGCGATGTGGGGCGTGCTCAAGGCGGGCGCGGCCTACGTGCCCCTCGACCCCGCCTACCCGCGCGAACGGCTCGACTACATGCTCGCCGACAGCGGCGCCGCAGTGCTCGTCGACGCCGCGTACCTACGGGACCCGCTGCCGGAGGACGGCAGCGACGTGCCGCCGGCCGCCTCGGCCGACGACCCGGCGTACGTCATCTACACCTCCGGCTCCACCGGCAAGGCCAAGGGCGTCGTCGTGACACACCGCAACCTGGTGCACGCCGCCGGCATGTGGCAGCGCGCCTACGACCTGCGGCCGGAATGGACCTACCAGCAGGCGGCCAGCTTCTCCTTCGACATGTTCGTCGGGGAGACGCTGCGGGCCCACACCATCGGCGGGCGGCTGGTCGTCGTGCCCCGGGAGACGCTGCTCGACCCCGCTGACCTGTACCAGCTGATGCGCACCGAACGGGTCGAGTGCACCGAACTGGTCCCTGCGGTGCTGCGCGGGCTGCTCGCGCACGCTGACCGCACGGGCGCGGGCCTTGCCTGGCTGCGGATGCTCATCGGCGGCGGCGAGAAGTGGCACGTGCACGAGTACGAGCTGGCCCGCCGCCTGGTCGGGCCGCACGGCCGGGTGGTCAACGCGTACGGCGTGACCGAGGTGACCGTCGACAACGTCTGGTTCGACGGCTCCGCGGCGCACCTGCCCGCCGAGGCGCCGCTGCCGATCGGCCGCCCGTTCCCCAACAACCGTGTGTACGTGCTGGACGCCCACGGCGAGCCGGTACCCGCGGGTGTCGTCGGCGAGCTGTACCTGGGCGGCGCCGGTGTCGCCCCCGGGTACCACCAGCGGCCCGAGCTGACCGCCGAACGTTTCGTCGATGACCCTTACGCCCCCGAACCCGGGGCCCGCATGTACCGCACCGGCGACGCGGCCCGCTTCCACGCCGACGGCACCGTCGATTTCCTCGGCCGCCTCGACGACCAGGTCAAGGTCAACGGCTACCGGATCGAACTGGGTGAGGTGGAGGCCGCGCTGGGCGCCCTGCCGGGCGTCGCGTCCTGCGCGGTCGCCGTGCACACCCCGGCCTCGGGTATCGCCCGGCTGATCGGATACGTGGTCACGGCGACCGGCCAGGAGGCCGACGAGGCCGCGCTCCGCGACGGGCTGGGCCGGGCCCTGCCCGTGCACATGGTCCCCGCCCGCGTGCTGACCCTGAGCGCGCTGCCGTTGACACCCAACGGCAAACTCGACCGGCGCCGTCTGCCGACGCCGCCGCAGACCGGTGCCACAGTGGCCGGCCCCGCGCCGGGGACACCACGGGAAAAGACGATCGCCGCGGCATGGTCCGCCGTGCTCGGTGTCGCCGACATCGGTCTTGACGACAGCTTCTTCGCCCTCGGCGGGGATTCGTTCGCGGCGCTGAAGGTGGTCCGGCAGATCACGCCGGCACCCACGCTGCTCGACCTCTACCAGCAACCGACCGTACGCCGACTCGCGGCACTGCTGGACGGCCGCGCGGAAAGCCCGCCCGTCGGGCGGCGGATGCTGCACCGGCTCACCCCGCGCGACGCGGACCTCGCCGCCGGTGGCATGACCGTCGTCGGCGTCCCGTACTCCGGTGGCAGCGCGGTCGCCTACCAGCCGCTGGCCGACGCGCTGCCGTCCACCTGGGCGCTGCTGGCCGTCGAGCTGCCCGGGCACGACTACGCCCGCCCCGACGAGCCACTGCTGCCCTCTGCCGAGGTGGCCGAGCGGGTGCTCGTCGAGCTCCAGGAGGTCAGCGGACCGGTGCTGCTGTACGGCCATTGCCTCGGCGTCGCCGTCACCATGCAGATCGCGCGGCGCGCCGAGGAGGCGGGCGTCGAACTCGCGGGCGTGGCGCTCGGTGCGGGCTTCCCGACGGCCCGGCTGCCGGGGCGGATCTTCGACTGGTTCTACCGGTTCGTGCCGACGGACGCGTTGACCTCGGACCGCGAGTACCTGGCCTACCTGCGGGGCCGCGGCGGCTTCACCGACGTGGACGACCCGCAGCAGCAGGCGTTCGTGCTGCGCAACGTGCGGCACGACGCCCGCGACGCCGAGGAGTTCTTCACGGCCGCCTACCTGGGGCAGACCGCCAGACTGAAGGCGCCCGTGCTGGCCGTCGTGGGCTCCCGCGACCGGGTGACCGAGCACTACCAGGAGCGCTACCGCGAGTGGGAGCACTTCGGCGAGGGCGGTGTGCACCTCGCGGTCCTGCCCAAGGCCGGGCACTTCTTCGTCAAGTCGCACGCGCAGCCGCTGGCCGCCGAACTCGTGGCGTTCGCGGGCGGCGTAACGACCGAACCGGTGCACCGGAACCACCAGGCGGGGCCCGCGCCAAGTCTCGCGCGCTTCGCGACGGTCGCCGCCGGTCAGTTCCTCTCGATGATCGGCAGTGGACTCAGCGCTCTCGTACTCAGCATCTGGGTCTTCCAACGCACCGGATCCCTCACCGACTTCGCCGTCGTCAACGCGATCGGCCTGCTACCCGGCATCCTCATCGGGCCGATCGCCGGCGCGGTCGTCGACCGCTGGGACCGGCGACGGGTGATGCTCGCCAGTGACGCCGTCGCGGGCCTGTCCATGGTGGCGCTGGCCATGACGGTGTTCGCCGGTGGCGGACTGCAGCTCTGGCAGATCTATCTGGCGGTGTCGGTCACCTCGATGGCTGGCGCATTCCAACGGCCCGCGTACCTCGCGGCCGTCGCCCAACTGGTGCCCAAGCGGTTCCTCGGGCACGCCAACGGCATCAGCCAACTCGGCGTTTCGGTCGGCACAGTGTTCGCCCCGCTGCTCGGCGCCGGCCTGATCGCCACCGTCGGCGTTTCCGGCGTGCTGCTCATCGACACCGCCACCTTCGCGGCCGGGGTGCTGTCCCTCCTGCTCGTGCGGTTCCCGAACCTGATGTTCCATCGACGGGAGGAGACGTTCCGCACCGAGATCGCGAACGGTTGGCGCTACATCATCCGCCGCCCCGGCCTGCGCGCCGCGTTGCGGTTCTTCATCGTCGACCATGCCTTCTACACGCTCGGCTTCGCCGTCATCACCCCGATGCTGCTCATCGAGCAGAGACCGGCGGTGCTCGGTCTGGCCCTGGGCGCCGGCGGCGTCGGAGGGCTCGCCGGCAGTGTGGTCATGGGCGTCTGGGGTGGGACCGTCCGTCGCGCGCACGGCCTCATCCTCTTCATGGGCCTGGGCAGCATCGCGATGACTGTCGTCGGGCTCGGCGCCGGCCCGGTGTGGGTGATCGTGGGCATGTTTCTGCTGACTTTCGGTGAGTCGCTCGCCGAGGGGCACTGGATCGCCGTCGTACAGACGAAGGTCGGCTTCGAGTTGCAGGGCCGCATCCTGTCGATCTTCATCTCGCTGATGATGCTCACGATGCCGATCGGCTACCTGGTGGTCGGCCCCCTCGCCGAACGGTACGTCCAGCCGCTGCTCGAACCCGGAGGCGCCCTCGCCAACAGCGTCGGCGAGGTGCTCGGCACCGGACCCGGCCGCGGACTCGCGCTGCTGGTGACCATCAGCGGCCTGCTGCAACTCGCGTGGGCCGTTCGGGGCTGGCTCGACCGCCGGCTGCGCCTGCTCGAGGACGGCCTGCCCGACGCCCTCCCGCCCGCCGAGATCGGCTCCCGCGACGACCTGCAGCGCGCCGCCGACGCCGCCCTGCCCACCCCCCGCTGA